Proteins encoded by one window of Kribbella flavida DSM 17836:
- a CDS encoding SDR family NAD(P)-dependent oxidoreductase, which yields MATWFITGASRGLGAEIARAALAGGDDVVVAARDLGRLPDDLTTSDHVLGVELDVTRSEQIPAAVQAAVERFGGIDVLVNNAGRGLLGAVEEITDAEARSLFDLNVFALIDMTRAVLPVMRGQGAGKIVNIGSRSGFEGEPGVGLYCASKFAVAGLSESLSKELAPFGIQSMVVEPGVLRTDFLDASSLSLPSSRIAEYDGTPAHVTLDWVGTANHTQLGDPVKSAALIHEVTSQDQLPTHLYLGPDTLDRLQVKLDQIEQDLAPWREKSAATAHDDATAA from the coding sequence ATGGCCACCTGGTTCATCACCGGAGCCTCCCGCGGTCTGGGCGCGGAGATCGCCCGGGCCGCCCTGGCCGGCGGCGACGACGTCGTTGTCGCGGCCCGCGACCTCGGCCGGCTGCCGGACGACCTGACGACGTCCGACCACGTGCTCGGCGTCGAGCTGGACGTCACCCGCTCCGAGCAGATTCCCGCCGCCGTGCAGGCCGCGGTCGAGCGGTTCGGCGGGATCGACGTCCTGGTCAACAACGCGGGCCGGGGCCTGCTGGGCGCGGTCGAGGAGATCACCGACGCCGAGGCCCGCTCGCTGTTCGACCTCAACGTCTTCGCCCTGATCGACATGACCCGCGCCGTGCTGCCGGTGATGCGTGGCCAGGGCGCGGGCAAGATCGTCAACATCGGTTCGCGGTCCGGTTTCGAGGGCGAGCCGGGCGTGGGCCTGTACTGCGCCTCGAAGTTCGCGGTCGCCGGCCTCAGCGAGTCGCTGTCCAAGGAACTGGCGCCGTTCGGCATCCAGTCCATGGTGGTCGAGCCCGGCGTCCTGCGGACCGACTTCCTGGACGCCAGCTCGCTGTCGCTGCCCAGCTCCCGGATCGCCGAGTACGACGGCACCCCCGCCCACGTCACCCTGGACTGGGTCGGCACCGCCAACCACACCCAGCTGGGCGACCCGGTCAAGAGCGCGGCCCTGATCCACGAGGTCACCTCGCAGGACCAGCTGCCGACCCACCTGTACCTCGGTCCGGACACCCTCGACCGGCTGCAGGTCAAGCTCGACCAGATCGAGCAGGACCTGGCTCCGTGGCGCGAGAAGTCCGCCGCCACCGCCCACGACGACGCCACCGCGGCGTAA
- a CDS encoding SDR family oxidoreductase translates to MSALLTGTPLAGRVAVVSGASSGIGAATAQRLAELGANVAVLARRKDKLDALVDSIRAAGGTALAVPVDVTGRDAVQAAADQVADQLGTADLVFNNAGVQLISGITELRMDDWQRQIDLNVTGVMNVIGAFLPQLSATAEAGRPADLITTSSIAATRILEKFSVYSGTKAYISHLTRLLRVELGPKNIRVATIEPGMVDTELPDHVTDPDATRLMADLIAQIDVLQSTDVAETVAFMTALPAHVNLTEITILPTAQVI, encoded by the coding sequence ATGTCTGCTCTGCTCACAGGTACTCCGCTGGCCGGCCGCGTCGCCGTGGTCTCCGGCGCCTCCAGCGGCATCGGCGCTGCCACCGCCCAGCGGCTGGCCGAGCTCGGCGCGAACGTCGCCGTGCTCGCCCGGCGCAAGGACAAGCTGGACGCGCTGGTGGACTCGATCCGGGCTGCCGGCGGGACCGCTCTCGCCGTCCCCGTCGACGTCACCGGCCGGGACGCCGTCCAGGCCGCGGCCGACCAGGTCGCCGACCAGCTCGGCACCGCCGACCTCGTCTTCAACAACGCCGGCGTCCAGCTGATCTCCGGCATCACCGAGCTCCGGATGGACGACTGGCAGCGCCAGATCGACCTGAACGTCACCGGCGTGATGAACGTCATCGGCGCCTTCCTGCCCCAGCTGAGCGCGACCGCCGAGGCCGGCCGGCCCGCCGACCTGATCACCACCTCGTCGATCGCGGCGACCCGCATCCTGGAGAAGTTCTCCGTCTACTCCGGCACCAAGGCCTACATCAGCCACCTGACCCGCCTGCTGCGCGTCGAGCTCGGACCCAAGAACATCCGGGTGGCGACCATCGAGCCCGGCATGGTCGACACCGAACTGCCCGACCACGTCACCGACCCCGACGCCACCCGGCTGATGGCCGACCTGATCGCGCAGATCGACGTACTGCAGTCGACCGACGTCGCCGAGACCGTGGCCTTCATGACCGCCCTGCCGGCGCACGTCAACCTGACCGAGATCACCATCCTGCCGACGGCGCAGGTGATCTGA
- a CDS encoding amidohydrolase family protein, whose amino-acid sequence MSNSMTTPMSAAAVLDQLRNRSADPTRRILLTGAAIVTMDAQLGVLPHGDLLVEGDKIVAVGPDLRSDGVADGTLVIDVTGSILAPGFVDTHRHAWEAQLRRIMPDVNDLGEYVMSTLSGIAPAYRPHDVYVGTRLAALTAIDSGITTMLDFSHNSRTAAHSDSAIQALLDTGIRGVHASMRPHFGEWDGQWPADLTRLKEQYFGSDDQLVTLRLATLATDEIAGPDLAYGDRLGRVARDLGVGVSVDAVFGVPSSNAIVSWAEDGLLGPEVSLIHCTGLTADAWQAMADTGTAVSLAPTSDAQIGLESAIPAIDEALGAGIRPGLSIDVEVALASDMFTQMRTLHAIQRMRAVNGAYGTTATPSRIGVRDVLDFATLQGARSIGLGDVTGSLTPGKQADLLVVRAEDLNNMPLNDPIGTLVLGSDPRNIDAVLIAGEVRKWAGTVLDVDLPTLRDEVRESRDRVLQTARTA is encoded by the coding sequence ATGAGCAACAGCATGACCACTCCGATGTCCGCAGCCGCTGTGCTGGACCAGTTGCGCAACCGGTCCGCCGACCCCACCCGGCGCATCCTGCTGACCGGTGCCGCCATCGTCACCATGGATGCCCAGCTCGGTGTCCTGCCGCACGGTGACCTGCTCGTCGAAGGTGACAAGATCGTTGCTGTCGGCCCTGACCTGCGCAGCGACGGCGTCGCCGACGGCACGCTCGTGATCGACGTGACCGGCTCGATCCTGGCCCCGGGCTTCGTCGACACCCACCGCCACGCCTGGGAAGCGCAGCTGCGCCGGATCATGCCGGACGTCAACGACCTGGGCGAGTACGTGATGTCCACCCTGTCCGGCATCGCCCCGGCGTACCGGCCTCACGACGTGTACGTCGGAACCAGGCTCGCCGCGTTGACCGCGATCGACAGCGGCATCACCACCATGCTCGACTTCTCCCACAACTCCCGCACCGCCGCGCACTCCGACAGCGCCATCCAGGCTCTGCTCGACACCGGCATCCGCGGCGTGCACGCTTCCATGCGGCCGCACTTCGGTGAGTGGGACGGCCAGTGGCCGGCGGACCTGACCCGGCTGAAGGAGCAGTACTTCGGCTCCGACGACCAGCTGGTCACGCTGCGCCTGGCCACGCTGGCCACCGACGAGATCGCCGGCCCGGACCTCGCGTACGGCGACCGGCTGGGCCGGGTCGCGCGCGACCTGGGCGTCGGGGTCAGCGTCGACGCCGTCTTCGGAGTGCCCTCGTCGAACGCGATCGTGTCCTGGGCGGAGGACGGGCTGCTGGGGCCGGAGGTCTCGCTGATCCACTGCACGGGCCTGACTGCGGATGCGTGGCAGGCGATGGCCGACACCGGCACCGCCGTCTCGCTCGCGCCGACCTCGGACGCCCAGATCGGCCTGGAGAGCGCGATCCCGGCCATCGACGAAGCGCTCGGGGCCGGGATCCGGCCCGGGCTGAGCATCGACGTCGAGGTCGCCCTGGCCAGCGACATGTTCACCCAGATGCGAACCCTGCACGCGATCCAGCGGATGCGCGCGGTCAACGGCGCTTACGGCACCACCGCGACGCCCAGCCGGATCGGCGTCCGGGACGTGCTCGACTTCGCCACCCTGCAGGGCGCCCGGTCGATCGGGCTCGGTGACGTCACCGGCTCGCTCACGCCGGGCAAGCAGGCCGACCTGCTGGTCGTCCGCGCCGAGGACCTGAACAACATGCCGCTGAACGACCCGATCGGCACGCTCGTGCTGGGCTCCGATCCGCGCAACATCGACGCGGTCCTCATCGCCGGTGAGGTCCGCAAGTGGGCCGGCACCGTCCTGGACGTCGACCTGCCGACGCTGCGGGACGAAGTACGGGAGTCCCGGGACCGCGTGCTGCAGACCGCGCGCACCGCCTGA
- a CDS encoding SDR family NAD(P)-dependent oxidoreductase: MTDRAAERTIVLTGATSGIGLAAAQQLARDESTHLILHGPETESAVQPLLSRLGGKARIDYLQADFDNLDEVVTLAGRVRDLTGQVDVLVNNAGRPGPGERKLSANGYETTLQVNYLAAVLLTEHLMPLLLERPGGRVVHVSSATHLSADLELDDLQLERHPYSPTIAYARSKLVMIMHALWLARQQAAPTIVSISPGVISTGLLHAMYGVGGAPTEHGARNVVEAATASGVTSGAYLDDGSPAQPSRSARDHAAQDELHQLTTELLKPWQ, from the coding sequence ATGACCGACCGCGCAGCCGAGCGCACGATCGTCCTCACCGGGGCGACCAGCGGAATCGGCTTGGCCGCCGCGCAGCAGCTGGCTCGCGACGAGTCCACCCACCTCATCCTGCACGGGCCCGAGACCGAGAGCGCCGTACAGCCCCTGCTGTCCCGGCTCGGTGGGAAGGCCAGGATCGACTACCTGCAAGCCGACTTCGACAACCTGGACGAGGTCGTCACCCTGGCCGGCCGGGTCCGCGACCTGACCGGGCAGGTGGACGTCCTGGTCAACAATGCGGGCCGGCCCGGACCTGGCGAACGCAAGCTCAGTGCCAACGGCTACGAGACGACCCTCCAGGTCAACTACCTGGCCGCGGTACTGCTGACGGAACACCTCATGCCGCTGCTGCTGGAGCGACCGGGTGGCCGGGTGGTGCACGTCTCCTCGGCAACCCACCTGTCGGCCGACCTCGAGCTGGACGACCTCCAGCTCGAGCGTCACCCCTACAGCCCGACCATCGCCTACGCCCGGTCGAAGCTGGTGATGATCATGCACGCGTTGTGGCTTGCTCGGCAGCAGGCCGCACCCACGATCGTCAGCATCAGCCCAGGTGTCATCAGCACCGGTCTGCTGCACGCCATGTACGGCGTCGGCGGTGCACCGACCGAGCACGGCGCCCGCAACGTAGTCGAGGCCGCAACGGCGTCCGGCGTGACGTCCGGCGCGTACCTCGACGACGGCAGCCCCGCACAGCCGAGCCGATCCGCTCGCGACCACGCCGCCCAGGACGAACTGCACCAGCTGACCACCGAACTGCTCAAACCCTGGCAGTGA
- a CDS encoding transposase domain-containing protein, which translates to MGDGVVVRPDQASLGVLDRWNCWNAAWSVPTVSAITQARKWLGRCVFPELFERACGPVVSEAGLTAEAVALGTARGSFLRRWRLLAIDGFEIGPTSPH; encoded by the coding sequence ATGGGGGATGGTGTGGTGGTGCGGCCGGATCAGGCGTCGCTGGGGGTGCTGGACCGGTGGAACTGCTGGAACGCGGCATGGAGTGTGCCGACGGTCAGTGCCATCACCCAGGCCCGGAAATGGTTGGGTCGTTGCGTGTTCCCGGAACTGTTCGAACGTGCCTGCGGCCCGGTCGTCAGCGAGGCCGGTCTGACCGCCGAGGCCGTGGCGTTGGGCACCGCGCGTGGGTCGTTTTTGCGCCGGTGGCGGCTGCTGGCCATCGACGGGTTCGAGATCGGACCTACCTCACCGCACTGA
- a CDS encoding Atu4866 domain-containing protein encodes MATWLTTTMIRKNLLVLGLLTTLAACVTDGAGASQPSATPSATSSADPHPYVGMWVTADGRIRQELLPNGRYEEERDGRARAYTGRYTVTGTHLDYFDDLGFTATGDVRDGVLYHEHLVLYRER; translated from the coding sequence ATGGCCACCTGGCTCACCACAACCATGATCAGGAAAAATCTGCTGGTCCTCGGCCTCCTCACCACCCTGGCCGCGTGTGTCACCGACGGGGCCGGCGCCAGCCAGCCCTCCGCCACACCCTCCGCCACCTCGTCTGCCGATCCACACCCGTACGTCGGGATGTGGGTGACCGCCGACGGCCGCATCCGCCAGGAGCTCCTGCCCAACGGCCGGTACGAGGAAGAGCGTGACGGCCGCGCCCGGGCCTACACCGGCCGCTACACCGTCACCGGCACGCACCTGGACTACTTCGACGACCTCGGCTTCACCGCGACCGGTGACGTCCGCGACGGAGTCCTCTACCACGAGCACCTCGTGCTGTACCGGGAGCGCTAG
- a CDS encoding polysaccharide lyase family 7 protein — MIVAAGLAVGLTAVTGSVVSAAGRLPVAVATASAHDGNVPANTRDNDLSTRWSGQGDGAWIRYDLGSLRTVGSLSIAWYRGANRKQTFDIESSRDGATWTPALARKVSSGTTVQPERHDFADRSARYLRIVGHGNTENDWNSVTEIFVNGPDGGGGGGNGGGGGGGNGGGGGSCKSPADVLNLRNWYIGLPIGENESPKNVEQPQLATFSVDPWFVATAKCDAVRFRAAVNGVTTSGSNYPRSELREMSGAAKAGWSSTSGTHTMVIDQAITAVPQGRPYVVAGQIHDGSDDVTVFRLEGNRLYVTDGDTPRHKLVTDNYVLGTRFQAKFVVSGGEIKAYYNGMLQTTLTKNFSGGYFKAGAYTQANCGNASPCADSNFGQVEIYGLTVTHNGTS; from the coding sequence GTGATCGTGGCCGCTGGGCTCGCGGTCGGGTTGACCGCGGTGACCGGCTCGGTAGTGTCGGCCGCGGGGCGGCTGCCGGTGGCCGTCGCCACCGCCAGCGCGCACGACGGCAATGTCCCCGCCAACACGCGGGACAACGATCTGAGCACCCGGTGGTCGGGTCAGGGCGACGGGGCCTGGATCCGGTACGACCTGGGGTCGCTGCGGACCGTCGGCTCGCTGTCGATCGCCTGGTACCGAGGGGCGAACCGGAAACAGACCTTCGACATCGAGTCGTCGCGGGACGGGGCGACGTGGACGCCGGCCCTCGCGCGCAAGGTCAGCAGCGGCACCACCGTGCAGCCGGAACGCCACGACTTCGCCGACCGCTCCGCCCGGTACCTGCGCATCGTCGGCCACGGCAACACCGAGAACGACTGGAACAGCGTCACCGAGATCTTCGTCAACGGCCCGGACGGCGGTGGCGGTGGCGGCAACGGTGGTGGCGGGGGCGGCGGCAACGGGGGCGGCGGCGGCAGCTGCAAGTCCCCGGCCGACGTGCTGAACCTGCGCAACTGGTACATCGGACTCCCGATCGGCGAGAACGAGAGCCCCAAGAACGTCGAGCAGCCGCAGCTCGCCACGTTCTCCGTCGACCCGTGGTTCGTCGCCACCGCCAAGTGCGACGCGGTCCGGTTCCGAGCGGCGGTCAACGGCGTGACCACGAGCGGGTCGAACTACCCGCGCTCCGAACTGCGCGAGATGTCCGGAGCGGCCAAGGCCGGCTGGTCGTCCACCTCGGGCACCCACACGATGGTCATCGACCAGGCGATCACCGCCGTGCCGCAGGGCCGGCCGTACGTGGTCGCCGGCCAGATCCACGACGGCAGCGACGACGTCACGGTGTTCCGGCTGGAGGGCAACCGGTTGTACGTCACCGACGGCGACACACCGCGGCACAAGCTGGTGACCGACAACTACGTGCTCGGCACCCGGTTCCAGGCCAAGTTCGTGGTCAGCGGCGGTGAGATCAAGGCCTACTACAACGGGATGCTGCAGACCACGCTGACCAAGAACTTCTCCGGCGGCTACTTCAAGGCCGGGGCGTACACCCAGGCCAACTGCGGCAATGCCTCACCGTGTGCCGACAGCAACTTCGGTCAGGTGGAGATCTACGGGCTGACCGTGACCCACAACGGCACGTCGTAG
- a CDS encoding LysR family transcriptional regulator: MGTADIEGLRAFLVTAEELHFGRAGERLFFSQQALSKRIRRLEQALGTALFDRTTRTVELTASGRRLLPLAVEAVTAFDRAVAAIQVSEDPLRVDVYDERFTPLRLLREASDRDPRLRVELSMRQGLAVALPAVRRQELDAAFGRVHDLPWPWPPELAHRLVHLEPLHAFLPEDHVLAGKSELRPADLREWGISMPDPAGAAEWRGYLTRLAERFDVPLRFTAPAIGQGHLVDEFLREKRAVGLGEMSIDAGGSGLRRVPIVAPTPLLPWSVVWHRRNPRPLLQTLIATLRPAVLPAAGDPDHWIPDPDFLPVDS, translated from the coding sequence ATGGGAACAGCGGACATCGAAGGCCTGCGGGCTTTTCTCGTCACCGCGGAGGAGCTGCACTTCGGACGCGCCGGCGAGCGGCTGTTCTTCAGCCAGCAGGCACTGTCCAAGCGCATCCGCCGGCTCGAGCAGGCACTGGGCACCGCCCTCTTCGACCGCACGACCCGGACGGTCGAGCTCACGGCGTCCGGACGGCGCCTGCTACCGCTCGCCGTGGAAGCCGTGACCGCCTTCGACCGAGCCGTCGCGGCGATCCAGGTCAGCGAGGATCCGCTGCGCGTCGACGTGTACGACGAACGCTTCACCCCGCTGCGGCTGCTGCGGGAGGCGAGCGATCGGGATCCCCGGCTCCGCGTCGAGCTGAGCATGCGGCAAGGTCTTGCCGTCGCGCTCCCGGCCGTCCGGCGGCAGGAGCTCGACGCGGCGTTCGGGCGTGTGCACGACCTGCCCTGGCCGTGGCCGCCGGAGCTGGCTCATCGACTCGTCCACCTGGAGCCGCTGCACGCGTTCCTGCCCGAGGACCATGTGCTGGCGGGCAAGAGCGAGTTGCGGCCCGCGGACCTGCGGGAGTGGGGGATCTCGATGCCGGACCCGGCGGGCGCCGCCGAGTGGCGGGGCTATCTGACCCGGCTGGCCGAACGGTTCGACGTACCGCTGCGCTTCACCGCCCCGGCGATCGGCCAGGGCCATCTCGTCGATGAGTTCCTCCGCGAGAAGCGGGCCGTCGGGCTGGGCGAGATGAGCATCGACGCCGGCGGCTCCGGCTTGCGCAGGGTCCCGATCGTGGCACCGACGCCCTTGCTGCCCTGGTCGGTGGTGTGGCATCGCCGCAATCCGCGTCCGCTGCTGCAGACGCTGATCGCCACCCTGCGCCCCGCCGTCCTGCCGGCTGCGGGAGATCCTGACCACTGGATCCCCGATCCGGACTTCCTGCCGGTGGACTCCTGA
- a CDS encoding MBL fold metallo-hydrolase translates to MEIIEVRPQLHLLLLEFGQAYLWNDAGVLTLVDSGIATSGGEIAEAVERLGFRRSDVRKVVLTHFHEDHAGGAAEVSSWGDVVVMAHRLEAAVIRGEVPAPPPNFTDEERALHRSLGAHLLPPAPPCRVDRELEDGDVIDFGGGAQVIATPGHTDGSIAIHLPAAQVLFTGDTVAHVDGQVIPGVFNLDRDEMLRSFGKLAALGPRLACVGHGAPIENAHQALGAAADLAV, encoded by the coding sequence GTGGAGATCATCGAGGTCCGGCCCCAACTGCACCTGCTGCTGCTCGAGTTCGGGCAGGCGTACCTGTGGAACGACGCCGGCGTACTGACCCTCGTCGACAGTGGCATCGCCACCTCCGGCGGTGAGATCGCCGAGGCCGTCGAGCGGCTGGGGTTCCGCCGCAGCGACGTACGGAAGGTGGTGCTCACCCACTTCCACGAGGACCACGCAGGTGGCGCGGCCGAGGTCAGCTCGTGGGGTGACGTCGTCGTGATGGCGCACCGGCTGGAGGCTGCGGTGATCCGTGGAGAGGTGCCGGCTCCGCCGCCGAACTTCACCGACGAGGAGCGCGCACTGCACCGCAGTCTCGGCGCACATCTGCTTCCCCCCGCGCCGCCGTGCCGGGTGGACCGTGAGCTCGAGGACGGCGACGTGATCGACTTCGGCGGAGGCGCTCAGGTGATCGCTACGCCGGGGCACACCGACGGCAGCATCGCGATCCACCTTCCGGCCGCGCAGGTCCTGTTCACCGGCGACACCGTGGCACACGTGGACGGGCAGGTCATCCCAGGGGTGTTCAACCTCGACCGCGACGAGATGCTGCGCTCGTTCGGCAAGCTCGCGGCGCTCGGCCCTCGCCTGGCCTGCGTCGGTCACGGCGCTCCGATCGAGAACGCTCATCAGGCCCTCGGTGCCGCCGCGGACCTTGCGGTCTGA
- a CDS encoding TIM-barrel domain-containing protein: MRLLPARNLRVLAAASCLSLLAGTALAAPAPSSVAVADTVQGVVTDGNARFQVLTPTLIRLEYAGDRSFQDATTFTVVNRPLSRTPFTTRVTPGGFREIRTSALTLRYRQGSGPFTRSNVSMVVHGNGVTASPAFPSYCALATACEGENAALLGKASTAYDHTGHTGSGFVAGYEKAGAGISVNVSGVPAAGTYRLAVRYANSTGGDGQNTTRTLSTQVNGAAGPGLTLPPTGSWDTWSTATATVDLKAGTNTVGILFKDGDSGRVNVDSLAVTPTSVTDYPAAQTGLLTTAYGAGPASTLGGWSRSLDNPRQVPAHQHPGILNRDGWYLLDDTRTAVLTADHEVRARPTHGTHPYQDGYLFGYGRDYKRALGDLNVLTGRTNLLPQSAYGVWYSRYHPYSADDYQNTLLPKFRSTGVPVDWLVLDTDFKAPNSWNGWNWNTSLFPKPQTFMDWTKQQGLSVALNVHPTIAEDDPKFAETNAAAGGLELDTSAWTHVRPHLFDWSKPAQLAAYQQLHKPFEQQGVRAWWLDYCSYCGASTASDPQVAPDNLINQAYADAATRRGLRGFSFARIGGAEYGGIESSYPIGPWSERRNTLQFTGDTPGTWDFLRYAVRYTADEAAAGLSNVSHDVGSFHGDHLPDDMYARWVQFGTFQPIDRLHSDHADRLPWEYGTEAADSATKFLRLREALVPYTYTMAQQAHATGVPIVRPMYLEYPAQEAAYAVPGQYLYGDSLLVAPITSPNSDGVGSTSVWVPPSTWTDYFTGASYTGPSTVTISAPLSRMPVLVKGGGIVTTRTDYVDNQSQGVLTQLTATVAAGANGSFTLYQDAGEGTGYQRGQSATTRLSWHDRAGTFTIGRTTGSYPGAASARAYTLRLSNSKAPAAVSVDGRLLPRTAWSYDRTTRTVTATTGRLSVRSAHAITLHGRVTPAH, translated from the coding sequence ATGAGGCTTCTGCCTGCCCGAAATCTGCGAGTGCTCGCTGCGGCGAGCTGCCTGTCCCTGCTCGCCGGTACGGCGCTCGCCGCGCCGGCGCCTTCGTCCGTGGCCGTCGCGGACACCGTGCAGGGGGTGGTGACCGACGGCAACGCGCGATTCCAGGTCCTGACTCCGACCCTGATCCGGCTGGAGTACGCCGGCGACCGGTCGTTCCAGGACGCGACCACCTTCACCGTGGTCAACCGCCCCCTGTCCCGTACGCCCTTCACGACCAGGGTCACCCCCGGCGGCTTCCGCGAGATCCGCACCAGCGCCTTGACCCTGCGCTACCGGCAGGGCAGCGGCCCGTTCACCCGGTCGAACGTCTCGATGGTTGTCCATGGCAACGGAGTCACCGCCAGCCCGGCCTTTCCCTCGTACTGCGCCCTGGCGACCGCCTGCGAAGGCGAGAACGCCGCGCTGCTCGGCAAGGCCTCCACGGCGTACGACCACACCGGCCACACCGGCTCCGGATTCGTCGCCGGCTACGAGAAGGCCGGTGCGGGCATCTCCGTGAACGTCTCCGGCGTACCGGCGGCCGGCACCTACCGCCTCGCCGTCCGGTACGCGAACTCCACCGGCGGAGACGGGCAGAACACCACCCGCACCCTGTCCACGCAGGTGAACGGCGCTGCGGGCCCGGGTCTCACGCTGCCGCCGACCGGTTCCTGGGACACCTGGTCGACGGCCACCGCCACGGTCGACCTGAAGGCCGGCACCAACACCGTCGGCATCCTCTTCAAGGACGGCGACAGCGGTCGAGTGAACGTGGACAGCCTCGCCGTGACCCCCACGTCGGTGACGGACTACCCGGCGGCGCAAACCGGCCTGCTGACCACCGCGTACGGCGCCGGCCCGGCCAGCACCCTGGGCGGCTGGAGCCGCTCACTGGACAATCCGCGCCAAGTCCCTGCTCACCAGCACCCGGGGATCCTGAACCGCGACGGCTGGTACCTGCTCGACGACACCCGAACCGCTGTGCTGACGGCCGATCACGAGGTCCGCGCCCGGCCGACCCACGGCACCCATCCCTATCAGGACGGCTATCTCTTCGGCTACGGCCGCGACTACAAGCGTGCCCTGGGTGACCTCAACGTGCTGACCGGCAGGACCAACCTGCTCCCCCAGTCGGCGTACGGCGTCTGGTACTCGCGCTACCACCCGTACAGCGCGGACGACTACCAGAACACCTTGCTGCCCAAGTTCCGCTCGACCGGCGTCCCGGTGGACTGGCTGGTCCTCGACACCGACTTCAAGGCGCCGAACAGCTGGAACGGCTGGAACTGGAACACGTCGCTGTTCCCGAAGCCGCAGACGTTCATGGACTGGACCAAGCAGCAGGGGTTGTCGGTGGCGCTGAACGTGCACCCGACCATCGCGGAGGACGATCCGAAGTTCGCTGAGACCAACGCGGCGGCCGGTGGACTCGAGCTGGACACGTCCGCGTGGACGCACGTCCGGCCGCACCTGTTCGACTGGTCGAAGCCGGCCCAGCTGGCGGCGTACCAGCAGCTGCACAAGCCGTTCGAGCAGCAGGGTGTGCGCGCCTGGTGGCTGGACTACTGCAGCTACTGCGGTGCGTCGACCGCATCTGACCCACAGGTTGCCCCCGACAACCTGATCAACCAGGCGTACGCCGATGCGGCCACCCGGCGGGGCCTGCGCGGGTTCTCGTTCGCCCGGATCGGCGGGGCGGAGTACGGCGGCATCGAGAGCTCCTACCCGATCGGCCCGTGGTCGGAGCGGCGCAACACCCTGCAGTTCACCGGGGACACGCCGGGGACCTGGGACTTCCTGCGCTACGCGGTGCGGTACACCGCCGACGAGGCCGCGGCCGGGCTGTCGAACGTGAGCCACGACGTCGGCAGCTTCCACGGCGACCACCTGCCCGACGACATGTACGCCCGCTGGGTCCAGTTCGGCACGTTCCAGCCGATCGACCGGTTGCACTCCGACCACGCGGACCGGCTGCCCTGGGAGTACGGCACCGAGGCGGCGGACAGCGCGACGAAGTTCCTGCGGCTGCGGGAAGCGCTGGTGCCCTACACCTACACGATGGCCCAGCAGGCGCACGCGACCGGCGTACCGATCGTTCGGCCGATGTACCTGGAGTACCCGGCGCAGGAAGCGGCGTACGCCGTGCCCGGCCAGTACCTGTACGGCGACAGCCTGCTCGTCGCGCCGATCACCTCGCCGAACTCCGACGGTGTCGGCTCGACCTCGGTCTGGGTACCGCCGAGCACGTGGACCGACTACTTCACCGGAGCCAGCTACACCGGGCCGTCCACCGTCACGATCAGCGCCCCGCTGTCCCGGATGCCCGTGCTGGTGAAGGGCGGCGGCATCGTCACCACCCGGACCGACTACGTCGACAACCAGTCCCAGGGCGTGCTGACCCAATTGACCGCCACTGTGGCCGCCGGGGCCAACGGCAGCTTCACCCTCTACCAGGACGCCGGTGAGGGCACCGGCTACCAGCGCGGGCAGTCGGCAACCACTCGGCTGTCATGGCACGACCGGGCCGGCACATTCACCATCGGCCGTACAACCGGCAGCTACCCGGGCGCCGCATCGGCTCGGGCGTACACCCTCCGCCTGTCGAACAGCAAGGCCCCGGCCGCGGTGTCCGTCGACGGACGGCTGCTGCCCAGGACGGCCTGGTCGTACGACAGAACCACCCGCACGGTGACCGCCACCACCGGCCGGCTGTCCGTCCGCTCGGCCCACGCCATCACGCTGCACGGCAGAGTCACCCCAGCCCACTGA
- a CDS encoding GNAT family N-acetyltransferase codes for MTEVVTVQEVGEEQRAVVERLGQLERHDLSEFRGYTPDADGIFCYERLPLFFSDPERRVYLIHHGATLAGFATTRPLPDGSTSIGAFFVVRALRRRTVGHRAALELLHHRPGRWSIAFQEENPGAARFWRRLATAAVGPAWTEEQRPVPGHPDHTPDTWLLLDTGAPRHP; via the coding sequence ATGACAGAGGTCGTCACCGTCCAGGAAGTCGGCGAGGAGCAGCGCGCCGTGGTCGAGCGGCTGGGGCAGCTCGAGCGCCACGACCTGTCCGAGTTCCGCGGCTACACACCCGATGCCGACGGCATCTTCTGCTACGAACGCCTGCCGTTGTTCTTCAGCGACCCGGAACGGCGCGTCTACCTCATCCATCACGGCGCGACGCTGGCCGGGTTCGCCACCACCCGGCCGTTGCCCGACGGCTCGACCTCGATCGGCGCGTTCTTCGTGGTCCGCGCGCTGCGCCGGCGGACCGTCGGTCACCGAGCGGCGCTGGAGCTGCTGCACCACCGGCCGGGCCGCTGGTCGATCGCCTTCCAGGAGGAGAATCCCGGCGCGGCCCGCTTCTGGCGCCGCCTCGCCACCGCCGCGGTAGGCCCGGCCTGGACGGAAGAACAACGCCCGGTCCCGGGCCACCCGGACCACACCCCGGACACCTGGCTCCTGCTGGACACCGGCGCCCCTCGGCACCCTTGA